The following are encoded together in the Caldisericum sp. genome:
- a CDS encoding glycine--tRNA ligase subunit beta — protein sequence MRDFLFEVYTEEMPARLINDLAFQLRELSTKKLSEYKLQHGEILTYGTPRRLVLYIRDVNEKEEDSINEIKGPPYKIAYDEEGKETEALKKFIENNGLTYQDIETKEIKGNKYIFGYKKISGRSAVEILKEVAQFALKNLNFPRGMRWNESNVVFIRPIRSLLSLFGNDIVDIEYAGIKSSNKSYGFYFDSPIEFICDSPIDYFKKLRERYVILEFEERKNIVEKELKKLASSVSGRVKYEPEFLEEVVNLTEFPTPFLCELNLLNFNIPDCIVESVIKDHLKSFPVFSKDSSKVMPYFIGVRNGISDFIENVKKGYEKVATARLYDGAFFFEEDKKEKLESRVEKLKDIIFINGLGTLYDKTERLVQISEFLSRLLSLDDRTSSLFKKAAYLSKADITTQVVKEFPELQGTMGGIYAKLEGLEDEISQAIAEQYLPRFAGDDLPKSTLGKYLSIIDKLDTLVLSIGKGIEFTSSKDPLGLRRSALSIVQVVMSLEQKEFPITKLIEFIASLKELDKEKTEISKEVVNLLKERANYFIRSNNISYDSANAVTELPIDFLPTFLERAKTLEKYKDDEKFKEIVIAHKRIRNILQKASLNSSLIVPDLLIEKEEKELFEVTKESEKLISELIKNGDYDAIIHLLYLYVPAVNKFFDHVLVMDKDEKIRNNRLALLSNVLQVFESFAMFSEVVIEK from the coding sequence AAAGAAGAAGATAGCATAAACGAAATTAAAGGCCCACCTTATAAGATTGCATATGACGAGGAAGGAAAAGAAACAGAGGCATTAAAGAAGTTTATTGAAAATAATGGACTAACTTATCAAGATATTGAGACAAAGGAAATTAAAGGGAATAAATACATATTCGGATACAAGAAGATCTCAGGAAGGTCTGCAGTCGAAATTCTAAAGGAAGTTGCGCAATTTGCTCTTAAAAATCTTAACTTTCCCCGCGGTATGAGATGGAATGAGTCAAATGTTGTTTTCATTCGCCCCATTAGAAGTTTGCTTTCGCTTTTTGGTAACGATATAGTTGATATAGAATATGCTGGTATCAAATCTTCAAACAAGTCATATGGATTTTATTTTGACTCTCCTATTGAATTTATTTGTGATAGCCCGATTGATTATTTTAAAAAATTAAGAGAACGTTATGTCATTCTTGAATTTGAAGAGAGAAAAAATATTGTCGAAAAAGAACTAAAAAAACTTGCTTCATCGGTTTCTGGACGTGTAAAGTATGAACCTGAGTTTTTAGAGGAAGTTGTTAATTTAACTGAATTTCCAACGCCATTTCTTTGTGAACTTAATCTTTTGAACTTTAATATACCCGACTGTATTGTAGAAAGTGTTATAAAAGATCATCTAAAATCTTTTCCTGTTTTCTCGAAAGATTCAAGCAAAGTAATGCCGTATTTTATAGGAGTGAGAAACGGAATCTCAGACTTTATTGAAAACGTTAAAAAAGGCTATGAAAAGGTTGCAACTGCAAGGCTCTATGATGGTGCCTTCTTCTTTGAAGAAGATAAAAAAGAAAAACTTGAATCAAGAGTAGAAAAACTAAAAGATATAATTTTTATTAACGGACTTGGAACGCTCTACGATAAAACAGAGAGACTTGTTCAGATTTCAGAATTTTTAAGTAGACTTTTATCGCTCGATGATAGGACCTCGTCCCTTTTTAAAAAAGCAGCCTACTTATCTAAGGCTGACATAACAACTCAAGTCGTGAAGGAGTTCCCAGAGCTACAGGGAACAATGGGTGGCATTTACGCAAAACTGGAAGGTTTAGAAGATGAAATCTCGCAGGCAATAGCCGAACAATACTTACCAAGATTTGCGGGAGATGACCTTCCAAAGAGTACTCTTGGAAAATACTTAAGTATCATAGATAAATTGGATACGCTTGTTTTAAGTATTGGGAAAGGAATCGAGTTTACAAGTTCAAAAGATCCGCTTGGACTAAGAAGGAGCGCACTTTCTATAGTTCAGGTTGTTATGTCTCTTGAACAAAAAGAATTCCCTATCACAAAACTTATTGAATTTATTGCGAGCCTTAAAGAATTAGATAAAGAGAAAACGGAGATTTCAAAAGAAGTAGTAAACCTTTTAAAGGAAAGAGCAAACTACTTTATTAGGTCTAATAACATAAGTTATGATAGTGCAAATGCTGTTACTGAACTTCCTATAGATTTCCTTCCTACATTCCTTGAAAGGGCAAAAACGCTTGAAAAGTATAAAGATGATGAAAAGTTCAAGGAAATTGTTATTGCACATAAAAGAATACGAAACATTTTACAAAAAGCGAGTTTAAATAGTAGTTTGATCGTTCCGGATCTGTTGATCGAGAAAGAGGAAAAGGAATTATTCGAAGTAACAAAGGAAAGTGAAAAGCTGATTTCAGAACTTATTAAAAACGGTGATTACGATGCAATAATCCATCTTCTATATCTATATGTTCCGGCAGTTAATAAGTTTTTTGATCATGTTCTTGTAATGGATAAAGATGAAAAAATAAGAAACAACAGACTTGCACTACTTTCAAATGTACTGCAGGTCTTTGAGAGTTTTGCAATGTTTTCTGAAGTTGTGATAGAAAAATAA